A single region of the Cyanobacteria bacterium FACHB-DQ100 genome encodes:
- a CDS encoding methionine--tRNA ligase, giving the protein MTLPPEKPTFALTTPLYYVNDLPHIGSAYPTIAADAIARFQRLQGKPVRFVTGSDEHGQKIQRTAESLGRKPQEHCDLIVEGFKRLWTKLDIHYDRFIRTTDERHHAIVKEFFQRVWENGDIYLSQQQGWYCVSCEEFKEERELLEDRRCSIHTNKEVEWRDEENYFFRLSHYQEKLERLYAEHPEFIQPEIRRNEVLSFVGQGLRDFSVSRVNFDWGFPVPVDPKHTIYVWFDALLGYITALLEPDQEPTLENASSKWYPFDLHIIGKDILRFHAVYFPAMLMSAGLPLPKMVFGHGFLVRDGVKMGKSSGNAIDPVALVERYGVDAFRYYFLKGIEFGRDGVFEEGRFVDMCNADLADGFGNLLNRSLGLIHKNSGGVVPEVEISVDHPLRAIAEGLGERVAKAYDSLAFNVACEEVLTLIRLGNKYINEQAPWSLYKSGKKQEAEEVLYAVLESVRLAAYLLAPIIPRTSTLVYQQLGFNVDFNDANLIDMSIAFPDQSKWGILRAKQALQKPQPVFQKLELPVESSP; this is encoded by the coding sequence ATGACTTTACCTCCAGAAAAGCCTACTTTTGCTCTCACAACACCGCTTTATTATGTCAATGATTTGCCCCACATTGGCAGCGCCTATCCGACGATCGCGGCAGATGCGATCGCCCGATTTCAACGATTGCAGGGGAAACCGGTTCGATTTGTCACCGGAAGCGATGAGCATGGACAAAAAATTCAGCGGACTGCCGAAAGTTTGGGGCGCAAGCCGCAAGAACACTGTGACTTGATCGTGGAAGGCTTTAAGCGGCTGTGGACAAAGCTTGATATCCACTACGATCGCTTTATTCGCACCACCGATGAGCGGCATCATGCGATCGTCAAGGAGTTCTTCCAACGAGTATGGGAAAACGGTGATATTTATCTCAGTCAGCAGCAAGGTTGGTATTGCGTTTCCTGCGAGGAATTTAAAGAGGAGCGTGAGTTATTAGAAGACCGTCGCTGCTCAATTCACACCAATAAGGAAGTAGAATGGCGCGACGAGGAAAACTACTTCTTCCGCCTGTCTCACTATCAAGAAAAACTGGAAAGACTCTACGCAGAACATCCAGAATTTATCCAGCCCGAAATTCGCCGGAATGAAGTGCTGAGTTTTGTCGGTCAAGGGTTAAGAGATTTTTCAGTTTCGCGAGTCAATTTCGACTGGGGATTTCCGGTTCCCGTCGATCCAAAACATACGATTTATGTTTGGTTTGATGCGCTCCTTGGATATATCACAGCATTGCTCGAACCGGATCAAGAACCGACGTTAGAGAATGCAAGTTCTAAGTGGTATCCGTTTGATCTTCACATTATTGGAAAAGATATTCTCAGGTTTCACGCCGTTTATTTTCCCGCAATGTTAATGTCAGCCGGATTGCCCTTGCCAAAGATGGTATTTGGACATGGGTTCCTTGTGCGTGATGGCGTGAAGATGGGTAAAAGTAGTGGCAACGCGATCGATCCAGTCGCCTTAGTTGAACGATATGGAGTCGATGCGTTTCGATACTATTTCCTCAAAGGCATCGAATTCGGGCGGGATGGCGTGTTTGAAGAAGGGCGCTTCGTCGATATGTGCAACGCCGATCTTGCCGATGGATTTGGTAACTTGCTGAATCGTAGTTTGGGCTTGATTCACAAAAATAGTGGTGGAGTGGTTCCGGAGGTCGAAATTTCAGTCGATCATCCGTTGAGGGCGATCGCTGAAGGGCTAGGAGAACGGGTGGCAAAAGCTTATGACTCTCTAGCGTTTAATGTCGCTTGTGAAGAAGTTTTAACGCTGATTCGATTGGGTAACAAATATATCAACGAACAGGCTCCCTGGTCGCTTTACAAATCAGGGAAAAAGCAAGAGGCAGAAGAAGTTCTCTATGCAGTCTTGGAGTCGGTGCGCTTGGCGGCGTATCTTTTAGCACCGATTATTCCTCGCACTAGCACGTTGGTTTATCAACAATTAGGTTTTAATGTTGACTTTAATGACGCTAACTTAATTGATATGTCAATTGCTTTCCCCGATCAGTCAAAATGGGGAATACTTCGTGCTAAACAAGCACTTCAAAAACCTCAACCTGTTTTTCAAAAACTCGAACTTCCGGTCGAAAGTTCACCCTAA
- a CDS encoding NYN domain-containing protein, whose amino-acid sequence MLNHINHEAETVFSPEQVLENRGRVAIFIDGSNLFYAALQLGIEIDYTKLLVRLTSGSRLLRSFFYTGVDRTNEKQQGFLLWMRRNGYRVISKDLVQLPDGSKKANLDVEIAVDMMSLVGSYDTAVLVSGDGDLAYAVNAVSYRGVRVEVVSLRSMTSDSLINVADRYIDLDNIKEDIQKTPRSYTYRPLTSIGLMDEHDDEHSP is encoded by the coding sequence GTGTTGAACCATATTAATCACGAAGCAGAGACAGTATTTTCGCCAGAGCAAGTGCTCGAAAATCGCGGACGGGTTGCCATTTTTATTGATGGCTCAAACCTGTTTTATGCTGCGTTACAACTCGGCATCGAAATCGATTACACAAAGCTCCTGGTACGGCTCACTTCTGGTTCAAGATTGCTGCGATCGTTCTTCTATACCGGGGTCGATCGCACCAACGAAAAACAGCAGGGATTTCTTCTGTGGATGCGGCGCAACGGATATCGCGTGATTTCTAAAGACTTGGTGCAACTGCCTGATGGCTCGAAAAAAGCGAATCTCGATGTTGAAATTGCGGTCGATATGATGTCGCTGGTGGGGTCTTACGACACGGCGGTTTTGGTTAGCGGTGACGGAGATCTCGCGTATGCGGTGAATGCAGTCAGCTACCGTGGGGTACGGGTTGAGGTCGTGAGTTTACGATCGATGACCAGCGATAGCTTGATTAATGTTGCCGATCGCTATATCGATCTGGACAACATCAAAGAAGACATCCAGAAAACGCCCCGGAGTTATACGTATCGTCCGTTAACCAGTATCGGTTTAATGGATGAACACGATGATGAGCATTCGCCTTAA
- the lptC gene encoding LPS export ABC transporter periplasmic protein LptC, with amino-acid sequence MRRSIFLNLALIALLIGASGCGDRNRTAEKLATDTQGAQKFDSNLTFNNVTLEQANDKGQLWWRVKAKQAVYAKDQKNATVQEPKGELFQDGKPIFKLEAQRSEIQQDGKSIILKGQITAVDIRDGSVLKGNEMEWRPTEDVLIIRNGFNADHKQIQLAAKEGRFLTRARRVDVTGQIVAQAKDPTLQLRGERLTWLIQAQKLSSDRPIQVDRYENKQVSDRGGADQTEVDLKSKIVNLRQNARIALQSSNTQVSSNALSWNVDQKTLSASEPVTIVNSAQQVTLTADQGEMLLDQQIANLSGNVRGVGERNQSRLSADRVKWFLATQQFEANGNVNYQQSNPPFSIAGPQASGKLDTQQVAVNGGQQGGRVEIQITPRGLGR; translated from the coding sequence TTGCGTCGTTCAATCTTCTTGAATCTAGCTCTCATTGCGCTGCTCATCGGCGCAAGTGGTTGTGGCGATCGCAATCGCACGGCTGAAAAGTTGGCAACAGACACACAAGGCGCACAGAAGTTTGATAGCAACCTGACGTTTAATAATGTGACGCTAGAGCAAGCCAACGACAAAGGGCAGCTTTGGTGGCGCGTGAAGGCGAAGCAGGCGGTCTACGCCAAAGATCAGAAGAACGCAACGGTGCAAGAGCCAAAAGGGGAGCTATTCCAGGATGGTAAGCCCATCTTTAAGCTCGAAGCGCAACGCAGCGAGATTCAGCAAGACGGAAAATCAATTATTCTCAAAGGGCAAATTACTGCCGTTGATATTCGCGATGGATCGGTTCTCAAAGGTAATGAGATGGAATGGCGACCGACCGAAGATGTATTAATTATTCGCAACGGATTCAACGCAGACCATAAGCAGATTCAACTGGCAGCTAAAGAAGGTCGGTTCCTGACTCGCGCTCGACGAGTAGACGTAACCGGGCAAATTGTCGCACAGGCGAAAGACCCAACGCTACAACTGCGAGGAGAGCGATTAACCTGGCTGATCCAAGCGCAGAAATTAAGCAGCGATCGACCGATTCAAGTCGATCGCTATGAAAACAAGCAGGTGAGCGATCGTGGCGGTGCTGACCAAACTGAGGTCGATCTGAAGTCTAAAATTGTCAATCTTCGTCAGAATGCGCGGATTGCCCTACAAAGCTCAAATACGCAAGTCAGCAGCAATGCCCTGAGTTGGAATGTTGATCAAAAAACGCTGTCTGCGAGCGAACCCGTGACGATCGTGAACTCTGCTCAACAGGTGACGCTGACCGCAGATCAGGGCGAAATGCTGCTGGATCAGCAAATTGCAAACCTCAGTGGCAACGTGCGGGGCGTTGGGGAAAGGAATCAATCGCGATTGAGCGCCGATCGTGTGAAGTGGTTCTTGGCGACACAGCAGTTTGAAGCAAACGGCAATGTGAACTATCAGCAGAGCAATCCGCCCTTTAGTATTGCAGGCCCGCAAGCCTCTGGAAAGCTAGATACTCAACAGGTCGCGGTGAACGGCGGACAGCAAGGGGGACGAGTGGAAATCCAGATTACACCGCGCGGGTTAGGACGGTAA
- a CDS encoding nuclear transport factor 2 family protein has translation MQTQSIEIEGISHPIILRYFETLNAGEFEATSQLFAIEGAMQPPFEQPIIGREAITAYLQKEAPGLTALPQAGTSHTTDQNAIEFQITGRVQMPMFGVNVTWYFTLDSNDQLMFTRIKLNASPQELMKLRQ, from the coding sequence ATGCAAACGCAATCGATCGAAATTGAAGGCATTTCACACCCAATAATTTTGCGATATTTTGAGACGCTAAATGCTGGAGAATTTGAGGCGACCAGTCAGTTGTTTGCGATCGAAGGTGCAATGCAACCTCCGTTTGAGCAACCGATCATTGGGCGAGAAGCGATCACGGCTTACCTGCAAAAAGAAGCCCCTGGATTAACTGCTCTGCCGCAAGCTGGAACGTCTCATACCACCGACCAAAATGCGATCGAATTTCAAATTACGGGAAGAGTTCAGATGCCTATGTTCGGCGTAAATGTCACTTGGTACTTTACGCTCGACTCAAATGATCAATTGATGTTCACGCGGATTAAACTGAACGCTTCGCCCCAAGAACTAATGAAATTGCGTCAATAA
- the queG gene encoding tRNA epoxyqueuosine(34) reductase QueG, with protein MSRTEEIKQKAIELGFHKVGIASVDNSAQISAVQALQKWLDRGFQADMAWMENPKRQNIRELVPGARSIIAVALNYYTPQQRPEGKEYAKISRYGWGRDYHRILHKKLKAFSTWLERDGTQARYFADTAPVQDKFWAQQAGLGWIAKNGNVITREYGSWVFLGGIVIDLELAIDQPYTQHCGTCTRCIDACPTDAITEPFVIDANRCIAYHTIENRAETLPEINLKGWVAGCDICQDVCPWNQRFAQETDVQDFQPRSWNVAPTLQELAEISEEEYDRRFTGSALRRIKIEMLRRNARANF; from the coding sequence ATGTCACGAACGGAAGAAATTAAGCAAAAAGCGATCGAGCTTGGGTTTCACAAAGTCGGCATTGCCTCGGTGGACAATTCGGCTCAAATCAGTGCAGTTCAAGCATTGCAGAAATGGCTTGATCGTGGCTTTCAAGCAGACATGGCATGGATGGAAAATCCGAAGCGTCAAAATATTCGGGAATTGGTGCCAGGAGCGCGATCGATCATTGCTGTGGCGCTGAACTATTACACTCCGCAGCAGCGACCGGAGGGAAAAGAATATGCAAAAATTTCCCGTTATGGTTGGGGACGTGATTACCATCGGATTTTGCATAAGAAATTGAAGGCATTTTCGACCTGGCTAGAGCGTGACGGTACACAGGCACGTTATTTTGCAGATACAGCTCCAGTACAAGATAAGTTTTGGGCGCAACAAGCAGGACTCGGTTGGATCGCGAAAAACGGCAATGTGATCACTCGCGAATATGGTTCTTGGGTGTTTCTCGGTGGCATTGTCATCGATTTAGAGTTAGCGATCGATCAACCTTACACGCAGCATTGTGGAACCTGTACCCGCTGCATTGATGCTTGTCCAACGGATGCAATCACAGAACCATTTGTAATCGATGCAAATCGGTGTATTGCGTACCATACGATCGAGAATCGTGCCGAAACGCTCCCAGAGATTAATCTCAAGGGTTGGGTGGCAGGATGTGATATTTGTCAGGATGTTTGCCCCTGGAATCAGCGATTTGCCCAAGAAACCGATGTCCAAGATTTTCAGCCGCGATCGTGGAACGTTGCACCCACCCTGCAAGAACTAGCTGAGATTTCGGAAGAGGAGTACGATCGACGCTTTACCGGGTCAGCTTTGCGGCGAATTAAAATTGAGATGTTACGACGAAATGCGAGAGCCAATTTTTGA
- a CDS encoding thioredoxin family protein: MARAVIKFSSEDCGICHKMSFYDQKVVEELGLQFVDVKMQDTATYRKYRKILLAQYPDKAEMGWPTYIICDSPEEEFKILGEVKGGHPKGEFRSRLQAVLAESN, translated from the coding sequence ATGGCTCGTGCAGTAATTAAGTTTTCGTCGGAAGATTGCGGAATTTGTCACAAGATGTCGTTCTACGACCAAAAAGTGGTTGAGGAGTTGGGCTTGCAGTTTGTAGATGTGAAAATGCAAGATACCGCAACTTATCGGAAGTACCGCAAGATTTTGCTGGCTCAGTACCCCGATAAAGCTGAGATGGGGTGGCCCACCTACATTATTTGTGATTCACCGGAGGAAGAGTTCAAAATTCTGGGTGAAGTGAAAGGCGGACACCCCAAGGGTGAGTTTCGCAGTCGGTTGCAAGCAGTGTTAGCAGAATCGAACTAA
- a CDS encoding DUF2854 domain-containing protein: protein MFLRRIPLGALCLGGGTIITIVGFAAYALNYAALNMIGFFYGIPLLLGGVALKITELRPVPLSVPTTPEVEALKATQATATQKQVFDDVTRFRYGQEAHLDSALKFLGLSPSDDDRPTLIGLREENRDGAYAMVLEFDSPFISLETWQKKVEKMTTFFGPGVRVEVAQPEEERVDLAIVATPSVTAAV from the coding sequence ATGTTTCTTCGTCGAATTCCTCTCGGTGCGTTATGTCTGGGTGGAGGAACCATTATTACGATCGTCGGATTTGCCGCGTATGCGCTAAACTATGCCGCCCTCAACATGATCGGGTTCTTCTATGGAATTCCTCTACTCTTAGGTGGTGTTGCACTTAAAATCACTGAATTGCGCCCTGTGCCGCTCAGTGTGCCCACAACCCCCGAAGTAGAAGCCCTGAAAGCGACTCAAGCAACCGCTACCCAAAAACAAGTCTTCGACGATGTAACGCGCTTTCGCTACGGACAAGAAGCCCATCTTGATAGTGCGCTCAAGTTCTTGGGACTCAGCCCAAGCGATGACGATCGCCCCACCCTCATTGGTCTGCGCGAGGAAAATCGAGACGGCGCTTATGCCATGGTGTTAGAATTCGACTCCCCGTTTATCTCGCTTGAAACCTGGCAGAAAAAAGTCGAAAAAATGACCACATTTTTTGGTCCAGGAGTTCGAGTCGAAGTGGCTCAACCTGAAGAAGAACGAGTCGATCTTGCGATCGTTGCTACCCCCAGCGTCACTGCTGCCGTTTAG
- the rpmA gene encoding 50S ribosomal protein L27, protein MAHKKGTGSTRNGRDSNAQRLGVKRFGGQVVKAGNILVRQRGTKFHPGNNVGRGSDDTLFALIEGEVKFERMGKDRQKVSVYSVAEVSA, encoded by the coding sequence ATGGCTCATAAGAAGGGAACAGGTAGTACCCGCAACGGACGCGATTCTAATGCTCAGCGTTTGGGTGTAAAGCGGTTCGGCGGTCAAGTCGTGAAGGCAGGAAATATCTTGGTGCGTCAACGCGGCACGAAGTTTCATCCTGGAAATAACGTCGGACGGGGCAGCGATGACACGCTGTTTGCGCTGATCGAAGGTGAAGTGAAGTTCGAGCGCATGGGTAAAGATCGTCAGAAGGTCAGCGTTTATTCAGTTGCAGAAGTTTCGGCTTAA
- the rplU gene encoding 50S ribosomal protein L21, protein MAYAIIEIAGQQIRVEPSRFYDVNRLVGDVDSQIDIDRVLLVNNEGDISVGAPVVEGAIVQATVMRHLRGRKVIVYKMQPKKKTRKKRGHRQELTRIMIDSISLGGSAIATKEQANG, encoded by the coding sequence ATGGCTTACGCAATTATCGAGATCGCAGGGCAGCAAATTCGGGTCGAACCGAGTCGCTTTTATGATGTGAATCGCCTTGTGGGAGACGTAGACTCGCAGATCGACATCGATCGCGTTTTGCTGGTCAACAACGAAGGGGACATCAGCGTGGGCGCGCCCGTTGTAGAAGGCGCGATCGTTCAGGCAACGGTGATGCGTCACCTGCGCGGACGCAAGGTAATCGTCTACAAGATGCAACCGAAAAAGAAAACCCGCAAAAAACGTGGTCATCGTCAAGAATTGACCCGGATTATGATTGATTCAATCAGCTTGGGCGGCAGCGCGATCGCGACCAAAGAACAAGCGAACGGTTAA
- a CDS encoding PRC-barrel domain-containing protein — MAEIVRQSELLNQTVLDRASMQEVGQVEVLWMYPKVNRVLGFICKSGWLGKKKTAFNLDQLEAIGSDGVLVNSPPVETDVEKVKQLESLVNCEVWTDAGDQVGKVVDYLFNLETGEIEHYLYVSDGWGGIVGSVYLLPPNYILRYGSRRVMVPKESVESFAVYRGGVQEKFSKVKDLFSEEKGQVTQEVRSLAELAREKARRLKEKARSFTEQAYEFVEDIALDETEPYAAPASEPAPWDDWEDEPAKPKSQELKTPVEPKRSPKSPTADAWDDDDWM, encoded by the coding sequence ATGGCAGAAATCGTCCGGCAGAGTGAGCTACTGAATCAGACTGTCCTTGATCGCGCTTCGATGCAGGAAGTAGGACAGGTAGAGGTACTGTGGATGTACCCGAAAGTGAATCGGGTGTTGGGATTTATCTGCAAATCGGGCTGGCTTGGCAAGAAAAAAACGGCGTTTAACTTGGATCAGCTAGAAGCGATCGGGAGCGATGGCGTTTTGGTGAATTCGCCGCCTGTCGAAACAGATGTCGAGAAGGTGAAACAGCTTGAATCGCTTGTCAATTGCGAAGTGTGGACGGATGCAGGCGATCAAGTGGGTAAGGTTGTCGATTATCTGTTTAATTTAGAAACGGGTGAAATTGAGCATTACTTATATGTTTCCGATGGTTGGGGAGGCATTGTGGGAAGCGTTTACCTTCTGCCACCGAACTATATTTTGAGATACGGCAGTCGGCGGGTGATGGTTCCCAAGGAATCGGTTGAATCGTTTGCGGTGTATCGGGGTGGAGTGCAGGAAAAATTCTCGAAAGTTAAGGATTTGTTTAGTGAGGAGAAGGGTCAGGTGACGCAAGAAGTGCGATCGCTTGCCGAACTCGCTCGCGAAAAAGCTCGCCGATTAAAGGAAAAGGCGCGATCGTTCACCGAACAAGCCTACGAATTTGTCGAAGATATTGCGCTTGATGAAACAGAGCCTTATGCTGCTCCGGCTTCTGAGCCTGCACCTTGGGACGATTGGGAAGATGAACCCGCTAAGCCAAAATCGCAGGAACTCAAAACGCCTGTCGAGCCGAAACGATCGCCGAAATCCCCAACTGCTGATGCTTGGGATGACGACGACTGGATGTGA